The DNA window TCGAGACGGAGATATTCGCGCCAGTATTGCTGCGCGGCCTCGAACTGGCCGCGCTCATCCAGGCAGTCGGCCAGGTTATACAGCGTATCAGCAAACCACGGCGCCAGGCTGATCGTGCGTTGAAAGGCGCGCATCGCCTCGTCGCATTGTTTCAACTCGCAGAGCACCACGCCCAGGTTGTTCCAGGTTTCGTGCGACTGGTCGTCGTGGCTTAGGGCCTGGCGATATGCTTCGACCGCTTCGACCTTGCGACGCAAGCGATAAAGAACGTTGGCCAGATTGAACAACCACGAGGCCGATGGGCCAGCCACTTCGATCGCGCGGCGGTACGAGCGCATCGCCTCGTGGTAGCGACCGGCGTCCTCATGCTCACAACCATGGTCGAACAGGTTTGCTGCCTCGGATGTCGCCAGGGGGATGCTGCTTGAGAAGCCCGCAGCGGCACTCTGTTTCGCAACACGTGACGCGTTGGCGGCGGCGAGAATGTTGGGCGATCGTGCCCTCGGTTTTTCGTTCGCTCCATCCGTCCGCTTCATGGCGTCCTTGCAACTTTCAGAGAATGGGCCCTGCGGTCAGGACGTCTTGCGTTTTTTGGCGGCCGACGAACGATGGCTGGCGGCCAGCTTCTTGGCTGGCTTGGCGGCGCGCCCCGCAGCCGGTCGTTTGCTGGCCTTGGCGACGCTCGCTTTCAAGGCTTCCATCAGATTAACGACCAGCGGTTCTTCTTCACCAGGGGGCGTGACGATTTCGCGCCCTTCGACCTTGGCGTCGATCAGCATACGCAGTTTATGCACGTACTCGTCTTGGTATTGACCGAGATTGACCTTCTTGGCGGTCGAGGCTTTGATCAGCGTTTCCGCCAGCTTCAACTCGGTGGCCGAGACTTTGGACTCGCCGACATCATAGTCGGCTGTGCTCCGCACCGTTTGGGCATAGTTCAACAGCGCGAGCGACAAGAGACCTTCGTGCGGGCGCACCAAAACCAGATGCTCGCGGCCGAACATCACCGCCTGCCCCAGGCCCCACTTATCCTGCTTTTCCATGGCCTGAAGGAGCACCGCATACGGCTTCGCGCCCCCCTCTCCATCGGGCATCAGGTAATAGTTTTTGCCCGCGAAATAGACCGGGTCGACCGAGTCCGGCGCGATGAACGCGTCGAGCGTGATCGCCTTTTCGGACGGCGTCCGCAGGGCATCGAGCTCGTCCGGCTCGATCACGACATATTCGTCCTTGCTCACTTCATAGCCCGAGACGATCTCGCTCGTGGGGATCTCGCCGTGCTGCGGACACATCTTCACGTAGCGAATACGGGCATGATCTTTGTCGTGCAATTGATGCAGCGAGATCTTGCCCTCATCGCTCTGCACGGCGTTGAAAGCCTGCACCGGCACCGAAACCAGGCTGAGGCGGAGAAAGCCCTTCCAGCTGTAACGTGGCATCGTAGAGCCGTTCGAATATTAGGGAAGCACGTACGGGCTCCCTCCACGTCCAATTGGCTCCCTCCAGGCCTGCAAGCATTGATAGCACGCAGCGTGCCAGAGGTCAAAAGAAGTGCGCAAGCGCGGAATAATGAGTGCTGAACTTTGGGGGAAACCGCACCGAGCAGCCACAAGCCACGCGATGGCCAGCACTCATTAATCCGCGCTGCGTATCACTGTTAGCCGACTGACAGCCCGGCCGCCAGCTTGCCCAGGGCTTCGGTCTCGATCTGTCGCACTCGCTCGCGGGTCAGGCCGAGGGCCTCGCCGATTTCCTTCAGCGTGCGCGGCTCGTTGTCGTCCAGCCCGAACCGCAGCCGCAGGACCGTCGCCTCGCGCGGGTCCATGGTCTCCAACTGCTGCATGACGTGCATCAGGTTGTCACCCTCGACCATCTCGTCTTCGGGGTTGCGGCTGCGTTCGTCCATGACCATCTCGGACAGCGACCAGCCCGCCTCGGATTGATCCGTCTGTGGCGTCGAGCTGTAGATGCGGATGGCTTTCTTGATGATCGGCAGCTTCTTGCGCGGCAGGCCGAGGACGCGGCCGATCTCTTCCGGCGTGGGCGTACGGCCCAACTCTTCCGAAAGGCGAATCGTGGCTCGGCGCCACTTCGACAACAGCTCGACCATGTAGGCCGGGATGCGAATCGTCTTGGCGGTGTTGATCAGCGCCCGCTTGATGGATTGCTTGATCCAGTAACTGGCATACGTGCTGAAGCGTGTGCCCATCGCGGGGTCGAACCCTTCGACGGCACGCAGCAGTCCCAGGTTGCCTTCCTCGATCAGATCCTGCAGGCCGAGCCCCTTGCCCGTGTAACCGCGAGCGATGTTCACGACCAAACGCAGATTGGCGCGGACCATGCGATCGCGGGCAGCGGTGTCGCCCAGGCCGATGGCGACGGCCAGCTCGCGCTCTTCGATGGCCGAGAGAAGTGAGGTCTCGTTGATTTCACGCAGATACGTCTCGAGAGGAGACTGTACGGCGGCTGTGGTTCGTCGGCGTGTCTTCGGCATGGAGGTCGCCATATATCACTGCGTAAGGGAAGCGCAAAAGCGGAACACACAGAAGATCGACGTGTCCCGTGGGAATTCTCCAGCCGCGCTGCTAGCGGACAAGGTGGGCCGGATGTGCATGCGCTTCGGGGCGTAGGGATGAAAGCGAACCGGCCGGTAATAGGCCAACCTGCAGGGTTTTCTCGCGCCGCCGAGAATGGTGGCGCGCAACGCTTCCCCCGCGAGGAAAGAGGGCAGTGTGAGGGCTTTGCTGCGCATGGCGCAGGTCCACATATACGAATGGCGCCGTCAAAAACGTTCGTGCTTCGGCAGCCATGCGCGCAAAAAAAGGAACGCTCCGACTTTACGGCCCTGTGACGGGTCCGTGATCGGAGCGTTCCAGATTCTTAAACCGATTCTGACGCCTGTGCCGACAAGATTGACGGCACAGCGACGTAAGAACAAATCGGCGAAATTTACTCGGCGGTGCGCGGCTTGATCAGCGGTCCACTGTCACCACCGATGCCTCCCTTCAACTCCACCGAGGAACTCGAGGAAGCCGCGGTCGCGGCAGCGGACTCTTGGTTTTCCGCGTTGGCGTGTTCTTCCTCGCTCCACTCGACGCGCTTGCGCGACAGTCCGATTTTGCGCTCTTCAGTGTCGACGCGCAAAATCTTGACTTCGATCGGCTCGCCGACTTTGACGATATCTTCGGGATTCTCGACCTTATGGTCGGCCAATTCCGAGATATGCAACAGCCCCTCGAGCCCGTTCTCCAAGCCGACGAATACGCCGAAGTTGGTGAGCTTGGTGACCGTCCCGGTGACGATCTGGCCAGGCTGGTACTTGTTGGGGATGTCCGTGGCCCAGGGATCCTCGCTCATTTGCTTGAGCCCCAGGGCGATGCGGCGACGCTGCTGATCGACCGAGAGCACTTTGCACTCGATCTTCTGCCCCTTCTCGACCGCTTCGCTGGGATGGCTGATCTTGCGCGTCCACGACATATCGCTGACGTGCAGCAGGCCGTCGATCCCTTCTTCAATCTCGATGAAGGCACCGTAATTGGTCAGGTTGCGTACCGTGCCCGTGACCATCGAGCCTGGCGGGTAACGCTCGGCCACCTTGTCCCAGGGGTTGGCCTGGGTCTGCTTCATGCCGAGCGAGATTTCCTGCTTCTCGCGGTTGATGCCTAGCACGACGACTTCGATCTCGTCGTCGATGTGTACCAACTCGTTGGGATGGCTGATGCGCTTGGTCCACGACATTTCGCTGATGTGGACCAGCCCTTCGATCCCCTCTTCCAGCTTGACGAAGGCACCGTAGCTCATCACGTTGACCACGGTTCCCTTCACGCGGCTGCCAACGGGGTACTTCTCTTCGACTTTCTCCCAGGGGCTGGCCGACTTCTGCTTCAGGCCCAGGCCGATCTTCTCGCGCTCGCGATCGATGTGCAGGATCTGCACTTCGATCTCCTGGTCGATCGAGACCAATTCCGACGGGTGACCGATGCGGCCCCAGCTCATGTCGGTGATGTGCAGAAGGCCGTCGATGCCTCCCAGGTCGACGAACGCGCCGAACTCGGCGATGTTCTTGACCGTGCCCTTGCGAATCTGACCGACTTCGAGCTCGGCGAGGAGCTTGGCCTTCTTCTCGGCCCGTTCGGTCTCGATCAGCGCCCGGCGGCTAACGACGATGTTGCGGCGTGCTTCGTCGATCTTCAGCACGACGCACTGGATCGTGCGCTCGATGTAATCGCCGATGTCCGGCGGACGGCGGATGTCCACCTGGCTGGCCGGCAAGAATACGTTGACGCCGATGTCGACCAGCAAACCACCCTTGATCTTGCGGGTGACCTTGCCAGTAACGATATCTCCTTCGTGGACGGTCTCCATGACCTTCAAC is part of the Pirellulales bacterium genome and encodes:
- a CDS encoding tetratricopeptide repeat protein, which translates into the protein MKRTDGANEKPRARSPNILAAANASRVAKQSAAAGFSSSIPLATSEAANLFDHGCEHEDAGRYHEAMRSYRRAIEVAGPSASWLFNLANVLYRLRRKVEAVEAYRQALSHDDQSHETWNNLGVVLCELKQCDEAMRAFQRTISLAPWFADTLYNLADCLDERGQFEAAQQYWREYLRLDSQSEWSDYARSRLLT
- a CDS encoding Ku protein, which produces MPRYSWKGFLRLSLVSVPVQAFNAVQSDEGKISLHQLHDKDHARIRYVKMCPQHGEIPTSEIVSGYEVSKDEYVVIEPDELDALRTPSEKAITLDAFIAPDSVDPVYFAGKNYYLMPDGEGGAKPYAVLLQAMEKQDKWGLGQAVMFGREHLVLVRPHEGLLSLALLNYAQTVRSTADYDVGESKVSATELKLAETLIKASTAKKVNLGQYQDEYVHKLRMLIDAKVEGREIVTPPGEEEPLVVNLMEALKASVAKASKRPAAGRAAKPAKKLAASHRSSAAKKRKTS
- a CDS encoding RNA polymerase sigma factor RpoD/SigA codes for the protein MATSMPKTRRRTTAAVQSPLETYLREINETSLLSAIEERELAVAIGLGDTAARDRMVRANLRLVVNIARGYTGKGLGLQDLIEEGNLGLLRAVEGFDPAMGTRFSTYASYWIKQSIKRALINTAKTIRIPAYMVELLSKWRRATIRLSEELGRTPTPEEIGRVLGLPRKKLPIIKKAIRIYSSTPQTDQSEAGWSLSEMVMDERSRNPEDEMVEGDNLMHVMQQLETMDPREATVLRLRFGLDDNEPRTLKEIGEALGLTRERVRQIETEALGKLAAGLSVG
- a CDS encoding 30S ribosomal protein S1; this encodes MVNRNLIRNLDLSEVEWEQELALAMEGTSPDDLASGGSDITLNQIVIGRVIRVEGDLVLLDVGYKSEGTIPLSEWEVDEAPPEPGQTVKVLIEEIEDGNMARADGGMILLSKRKAEKIEAWLKVMETVHEGDIVTGKVTRKIKGGLLVDIGVNVFLPASQVDIRRPPDIGDYIERTIQCVVLKIDEARRNIVVSRRALIETERAEKKAKLLAELEVGQIRKGTVKNIAEFGAFVDLGGIDGLLHITDMSWGRIGHPSELVSIDQEIEVQILHIDREREKIGLGLKQKSASPWEKVEEKYPVGSRVKGTVVNVMSYGAFVKLEEGIEGLVHISEMSWTKRISHPNELVHIDDEIEVVVLGINREKQEISLGMKQTQANPWDKVAERYPPGSMVTGTVRNLTNYGAFIEIEEGIDGLLHVSDMSWTRKISHPSEAVEKGQKIECKVLSVDQQRRRIALGLKQMSEDPWATDIPNKYQPGQIVTGTVTKLTNFGVFVGLENGLEGLLHISELADHKVENPEDIVKVGEPIEVKILRVDTEERKIGLSRKRVEWSEEEHANAENQESAAATAASSSSSVELKGGIGGDSGPLIKPRTAE